The Streptomyces achromogenes genome window below encodes:
- a CDS encoding DUF3291 domain-containing protein: MPTLRWTTVSTPAPDAESFVMASRFEVRSFKDVPRFFLKSLAAWKQVSGAPGAHGASLIAQPLKRTFWTLSAWEDKDALYRYARTEPHKSIMTGLRSTMKDSVFTFWQVPAADLPVDWTDARRRLAEQSRTGA, translated from the coding sequence ATGCCCACCCTGCGCTGGACCACCGTCAGCACCCCCGCGCCCGACGCCGAGTCGTTCGTCATGGCGTCCCGGTTCGAGGTCCGCTCGTTCAAGGACGTCCCGCGCTTCTTCCTCAAGTCGCTGGCCGCGTGGAAGCAGGTGTCCGGCGCGCCGGGCGCCCACGGCGCCTCGCTGATCGCCCAGCCGCTGAAGCGCACCTTCTGGACCCTGTCGGCCTGGGAGGACAAGGACGCGCTCTACAGATACGCGCGGACCGAACCGCACAAATCGATCATGACCGGACTCCGGTCCACGATGAAGGACTCGGTCTTCACCTTCTGGCAGGTCCCGGCGGCGGACCTGCCCGTCGACTGGACGGACGCCCGCCGCCGTCTCGCCGAGCAGTCACGCACCGGTGCCTGA
- a CDS encoding MarR family winged helix-turn-helix transcriptional regulator yields the protein MPGQRSIAEAEKLAEAKLGGIPLRREQMAVVANIYRAASAVRQHLENSVLRGSDLTWTAFVVLWVVWVWGESETRHVAEEAGISKGTLTGVARTLEGRGLVRRAGHPTDGRLVLLSLTDEGEALMRRLFPAFNEEEAFVAGRLSDEECRTVADGLRRVVRQVEEEGEERRAVLLDGAAPAPRRSGRRPKA from the coding sequence ATGCCCGGCCAGCGATCCATCGCCGAAGCCGAGAAGCTCGCCGAGGCCAAACTCGGCGGCATCCCGCTGCGCCGCGAACAGATGGCCGTCGTCGCCAACATCTACCGCGCCGCCTCGGCGGTACGGCAGCACCTGGAGAACTCCGTGCTGCGCGGTTCCGACCTCACCTGGACGGCGTTCGTCGTGCTGTGGGTGGTGTGGGTGTGGGGGGAGTCGGAGACCCGGCACGTCGCCGAGGAGGCCGGGATCTCCAAGGGGACGCTCACCGGCGTGGCGCGCACGCTGGAGGGGCGTGGTCTGGTCCGGCGGGCCGGGCATCCCACCGACGGCAGGCTGGTGCTGCTCAGCCTCACCGACGAGGGGGAGGCGCTGATGCGGCGGCTGTTCCCGGCCTTCAATGAGGAGGAGGCCTTCGTCGCGGGCCGGCTCAGCGACGAGGAGTGCCGGACCGTCGCGGACGGGTTGCGCCGCGTCGTGCGGCAGGTCGAGGAGGAGGGCGAGGAGCGGCGCGCCGTCCTCCTCGACGGCGCCGCACCGGCCCCGCGCCGCAGCGGACGCCGTCCGAAGGCCTGA
- a CDS encoding MerR family transcriptional regulator: MRISELSRRSGVSVTTIKYYLREGLLAPGRHTAATQAEYDDQHLRRLRLIRALTGVRGLSVSTTREVLDALAEHAGDTHRLLGLALGSVRVGEKPAEAGPEAAEVDELVEEMDWDVHQSAPARAALAETLGSLRDLGVPLDWRTLLPYARLAERTAVLDLDQLEHLEDPLEAAERALLLTVLLEPALMALRRMAQENESARRHTP; this comes from the coding sequence ATGCGTATCTCCGAACTGAGCCGCCGCAGCGGCGTCTCCGTGACGACGATCAAGTACTACCTTCGCGAAGGGCTCCTGGCGCCCGGCCGTCACACGGCCGCCACCCAGGCCGAGTACGACGACCAGCACCTGCGCCGGCTTCGCCTGATCCGCGCGCTGACCGGCGTGCGCGGCCTGTCGGTCAGCACCACCCGCGAGGTGCTCGACGCCCTGGCCGAGCACGCGGGAGACACCCACCGGCTGCTGGGCCTCGCCCTGGGATCCGTCCGGGTGGGTGAGAAACCCGCCGAGGCGGGACCGGAGGCGGCCGAGGTCGACGAACTCGTCGAGGAGATGGACTGGGACGTGCACCAGTCGGCGCCCGCCCGCGCCGCCCTCGCCGAGACCCTGGGTTCCCTGCGCGATCTCGGCGTCCCGCTCGACTGGCGGACCCTGCTGCCCTACGCGCGGCTCGCCGAGCGCACCGCCGTCCTCGATCTCGACCAACTCGAGCATCTGGAGGACCCGTTGGAGGCCGCCGAGCGCGCCCTGCTGCTGACCGTCCTGCTGGAGCCCGCGCTGATGGCGCTCAGGCGCATGGCCCAGGAGAACGAGTCGGCCCGCCGGCACACTCCCTAG
- a CDS encoding MFS transporter, whose amino-acid sequence MTPPQESPALDRSAAAPPVLSAPAAERRRTPLWLAIVAASVPMFMVALDNLVVSTALRTLAVDLEANTQQLQWFVNAYVLSFACLLMTGAALGDRFGRRRVFVAGIALFTLASIGCGLADTSAQLITFRTVQGFGAAAVMPLSLTLLSQAVPDRLRGMALGVWSGVSGLAVAMGPVVGGAVVEGLDWRWIFWINVPVCLIAIPLVLFALRESSLPGVRLDLVGMVLAAAGLCALVWAIVHGEPDGWTSLKVLGAFTAGAVLLAAFVGWESRVAEPMLPLSFYRVRSFTLTNVVSAAMYFGVFGSLFLLAQYLQIVPARTPLEAGVRTLAWTLMPMFVAPVAGLLTDRVGGGRLMALGLFLQGVGLGWINVVADVGTAYSSLVGPMIVAGVGMGFVFAPTAAVVLGSVAKEHAGKASGANTTVREIGGALGIAVLGTVFVAHGSTEGPRQFVDGLHPAVWTGVAVVFAGAVCALGIPRRQQPSAQPSEQS is encoded by the coding sequence ATGACACCGCCCCAAGAGAGCCCGGCCCTCGACCGGTCGGCCGCCGCCCCGCCGGTCCTCTCCGCTCCGGCGGCCGAGCGCCGCCGCACACCCCTGTGGCTCGCGATCGTCGCCGCCAGCGTGCCCATGTTCATGGTCGCGCTCGACAACCTCGTCGTCTCCACGGCCCTGCGCACGCTGGCAGTGGACCTGGAGGCGAACACGCAGCAACTGCAGTGGTTCGTCAACGCGTACGTGCTGAGCTTCGCCTGTCTGCTCATGACCGGCGCGGCGCTCGGCGACCGTTTCGGGCGACGGCGGGTCTTCGTCGCCGGCATCGCCCTGTTCACGCTGGCGTCCATCGGCTGCGGCCTCGCCGACACCAGCGCCCAGCTGATCACCTTCCGCACGGTCCAGGGCTTCGGGGCGGCGGCCGTCATGCCGCTGTCGTTGACGCTGCTGTCCCAGGCGGTGCCGGACCGGCTGCGCGGCATGGCGCTCGGCGTGTGGTCCGGGGTCAGCGGGCTGGCCGTCGCGATGGGCCCGGTGGTGGGCGGCGCGGTGGTGGAGGGTCTGGACTGGCGGTGGATCTTCTGGATCAACGTCCCGGTGTGCCTGATCGCGATTCCGCTGGTGCTCTTCGCCCTCCGGGAGAGCTCGCTGCCGGGCGTGCGCCTCGACCTGGTCGGCATGGTGCTGGCGGCGGCGGGGCTGTGTGCGCTGGTCTGGGCGATCGTGCACGGCGAGCCGGACGGCTGGACGTCGTTGAAGGTGCTCGGCGCGTTCACGGCGGGCGCGGTACTGCTGGCCGCTTTCGTCGGCTGGGAGTCCCGGGTGGCGGAGCCGATGCTGCCGCTGTCGTTCTACCGGGTCCGGTCCTTCACCCTCACCAACGTCGTCTCGGCAGCGATGTACTTCGGCGTCTTCGGCTCCCTGTTCCTGCTGGCCCAGTACCTCCAGATCGTGCCGGCGCGCACCCCGCTGGAGGCCGGTGTGCGCACCCTGGCCTGGACGTTGATGCCGATGTTCGTCGCCCCCGTGGCGGGTCTGCTCACCGACCGGGTGGGCGGGGGCCGGCTGATGGCCCTCGGCCTCTTCCTCCAGGGCGTCGGCCTGGGCTGGATCAACGTGGTCGCGGACGTCGGCACGGCGTACTCCTCACTGGTCGGGCCGATGATCGTGGCCGGCGTCGGCATGGGCTTCGTGTTCGCGCCGACGGCGGCGGTGGTGCTCGGCTCGGTCGCCAAGGAGCACGCGGGCAAGGCGTCCGGCGCCAACACCACGGTCCGCGAGATCGGCGGCGCCCTCGGGATCGCCGTGCTGGGCACGGTCTTCGTGGCCCACGGCAGCACCGAGGGACCGCGGCAGTTCGTGGACGGGCTGCATCCCGCGGTCTGGACGGGCGTGGCGGTCGTCTTCGCCGGCGCCGTGTGCGCCCTCGGCATCCCGCGCCGGCAGCAGCCCTCCGCACAGCCCTCCGAGCAGTCCTGA
- a CDS encoding glyceraldehyde-3-phosphate dehydrogenase — protein MTLNDDSFTDWKNREEIAESMIPMIGKLHRERDVTILLHSRSLVNKSVVSILKTHRFARQIAGEELSVTETLPYLEALTSLDLGPSQIDLGILAESHRADDRGLSVRDFTAEAVAGATGANKIDRREPRDVVLYGFGRIGRLVARLLIEKSGSGNGLRLRAIVVRGGGEQDLVKRASLLRRDSVHGQFQGTITVDEANSRIIANGNEITVIYANDPSEVDYTAYGIDNAILIDNTGKWRDREGLSQHLRPGVDKVVLTAPGKGDVPNIVHGVNHDTVKPDERILSCASCTTNAIVPPLKAMADEYGVLRGHVETVHSFTNDQNLLDNYHKADRRGRSAPLNMVITETGAASAVAKALPDLDAPITGSSIRVPVPDVSIAILSLRLGRETDREEVLEYLRGVSLTSPLRRQIDFTTAPDAVSMDFIGSRHASIIDAGATKVDGDNAILYLWYDNEFGYSCQVVRVVQHVSGVEYPTFPATSA, from the coding sequence GTGACGCTCAACGACGATTCGTTCACTGACTGGAAGAACCGCGAGGAGATCGCGGAGTCGATGATCCCGATGATCGGGAAGCTGCACCGCGAGCGGGACGTGACGATCCTGCTGCACAGCCGCTCCCTGGTGAACAAGTCGGTGGTCAGCATCCTCAAGACCCACCGGTTCGCCCGGCAGATCGCGGGCGAGGAGCTCTCGGTCACCGAGACGCTGCCGTACCTGGAGGCCCTCACCTCCCTCGACCTCGGCCCGTCCCAGATCGACCTCGGCATCCTCGCCGAGAGCCACCGGGCCGACGACCGCGGACTTTCGGTGCGGGACTTCACCGCCGAGGCCGTCGCCGGCGCCACCGGCGCCAACAAGATCGACCGGCGCGAACCGCGCGACGTCGTGCTCTACGGCTTCGGCCGCATCGGCCGCCTCGTGGCCCGGCTGCTCATCGAGAAGTCCGGCTCCGGCAACGGCCTGCGGCTGCGGGCCATCGTGGTCCGCGGCGGCGGCGAGCAGGATCTCGTCAAGCGGGCGTCCCTGCTGCGCCGCGACTCCGTGCACGGCCAGTTCCAGGGCACCATCACGGTCGACGAGGCCAACAGCCGGATCATCGCCAACGGCAACGAGATCACGGTCATCTACGCGAACGACCCGTCCGAGGTCGACTACACGGCGTACGGCATCGACAACGCCATCCTGATCGACAACACGGGCAAGTGGCGCGACCGCGAGGGCCTGTCCCAGCATCTGCGGCCCGGTGTCGACAAGGTGGTCCTGACCGCGCCCGGCAAGGGCGACGTGCCGAACATCGTGCACGGCGTCAACCACGACACGGTCAAGCCGGACGAGCGGATCCTGTCCTGCGCGTCCTGCACCACCAACGCGATCGTCCCGCCGCTGAAGGCGATGGCCGACGAGTACGGCGTGCTGCGCGGCCACGTGGAGACCGTCCACTCGTTCACCAACGACCAGAACCTGCTGGACAACTACCACAAGGCCGACCGCCGGGGCCGTTCGGCGCCGCTGAACATGGTGATCACCGAGACCGGCGCCGCCTCCGCGGTCGCCAAGGCGCTGCCCGACCTCGACGCGCCGATCACCGGCAGCTCGATCCGGGTCCCGGTGCCGGACGTCTCGATCGCGATCCTGAGCCTGCGGCTCGGCCGGGAGACGGACCGTGAGGAGGTCCTGGAGTACCTGCGCGGCGTCTCGCTGACCTCGCCGCTGCGCCGGCAGATCGACTTCACCACGGCGCCGGACGCGGTCTCCATGGACTTCATCGGCTCGCGCCACGCCTCGATCATCGACGCCGGCGCCACCAAGGTCGACGGGGACAACGCGATCCTCTACCTCTGGTACGACAACGAGTTCGGCTACTCCTGCCAGGTCGTCCGCGTCGTCCAGCACGTCTCGGGCGTGGAGTACCCGACCTTCCCGGCGACGAGCGCCTGA
- a CDS encoding cellulase family glycosylhydrolase gives MSTVPTPRTFPLARLLTRLAALLGLVLLGALVPAAAQAQPQPAAALATGLHISDGRLVEGNGNDFVMRGVNHAHTWYPGRTQQSLADIKAMGANAVRVVLADGHRWSANSPSDVANVIAQCKANRLICVLEVHDTTGYGEDAAAGTLDQAADYWIGLKDVLAGQEDYIIVNIGNEPWGNTDPAGWTAPTVAAVKKLRAAGFQHTIMVDAPNWGQDWQGVMKANARSVYDADTTGNLIFSIHMYSVFDTAAEVTDYLNTFVNAKLPLLIGEFGGPADQWGDPDEDTMMAAAQQLKLGYLAWSWSGNTDPILDLTLNFDPAQLSSWGKRIFNGVNGIAQTAKEATVFGGGSPGDTQAPTAPGAPAASAVTATSATLSWSAATDDVGVAGYDVVRVSGATETKVGASTGTTATLTGLTANTAYTFAVYARDAAGNRSARSATVNVTTGTAPAVACSVAYRVVGEWPGGFQGDITLRNTGAAPISGWKLVFAFADGQTVANMWGGTAAQSGGTVSVTPAAYTSTVPAGGSVTVGFIGSKGAANTAPTAFSLNGGACATS, from the coding sequence GTGAGCACTGTCCCCACCCCACGAACCTTCCCCTTAGCCCGGTTGCTGACCAGGCTCGCGGCCCTGCTCGGCCTGGTCCTGCTGGGCGCCCTGGTTCCGGCGGCCGCGCAGGCACAGCCGCAGCCGGCCGCCGCTCTGGCGACCGGCCTGCACATCAGCGACGGACGTCTCGTCGAGGGCAACGGGAACGACTTCGTCATGCGCGGCGTCAACCATGCCCACACCTGGTACCCGGGCAGGACGCAGCAGTCGCTGGCCGACATCAAGGCGATGGGCGCCAACGCCGTGCGCGTCGTCCTCGCCGACGGCCACCGCTGGAGCGCCAACAGCCCCTCGGACGTCGCGAACGTCATCGCCCAGTGCAAGGCCAACCGGCTCATCTGCGTGCTGGAGGTGCACGACACCACCGGCTACGGCGAGGACGCGGCGGCCGGCACGCTGGACCAGGCGGCCGACTACTGGATCGGCCTGAAGGACGTCCTGGCCGGCCAGGAGGACTACATCATCGTCAACATCGGCAACGAGCCGTGGGGCAACACCGACCCGGCGGGCTGGACGGCGCCCACGGTCGCCGCGGTCAAGAAGCTGCGCGCCGCCGGATTCCAGCACACGATCATGGTGGACGCCCCCAACTGGGGCCAGGACTGGCAGGGCGTGATGAAGGCGAACGCCCGGTCGGTGTACGACGCCGACACCACCGGCAACCTGATCTTCTCGATCCACATGTACAGCGTCTTCGACACGGCGGCCGAGGTCACCGACTACTTGAACACCTTCGTCAACGCCAAGCTGCCGCTCCTGATCGGGGAGTTCGGCGGCCCCGCCGACCAGTGGGGGGACCCCGACGAGGACACCATGATGGCCGCCGCCCAGCAGCTCAAGCTCGGCTACCTGGCCTGGTCGTGGAGCGGCAACACCGACCCGATCCTCGACCTGACGCTCAACTTCGATCCCGCCCAGCTCAGTTCGTGGGGCAAGCGCATCTTCAACGGCGTCAACGGCATCGCGCAGACGGCGAAGGAGGCCACCGTCTTCGGCGGCGGCTCGCCGGGCGACACCCAGGCGCCGACCGCCCCGGGCGCCCCGGCCGCCTCGGCGGTGACGGCGACCTCCGCGACGCTCTCCTGGTCCGCGGCCACCGACGACGTCGGCGTCGCCGGATACGACGTGGTGCGGGTCAGCGGCGCCACCGAGACCAAGGTGGGGGCGTCCACCGGAACCACCGCCACCCTCACCGGGCTCACCGCGAACACCGCGTACACCTTCGCCGTGTACGCCCGCGACGCCGCCGGGAACCGCTCCGCCCGCTCGGCGACGGTGAACGTCACCACGGGCACCGCGCCCGCCGTGGCCTGCTCCGTCGCCTACCGCGTGGTGGGGGAGTGGCCGGGCGGCTTCCAGGGGGACATCACCCTGCGCAACACCGGCGCCGCCCCCATCAGCGGCTGGAAGCTGGTCTTCGCCTTCGCCGACGGCCAGACCGTCGCCAACATGTGGGGCGGCACCGCGGCCCAGAGCGGCGGCACGGTGAGCGTCACGCCCGCCGCCTACACCTCCACCGTCCCCGCCGGCGGCTCGGTCACCGTCGGCTTCATCGGCAGCAAGGGCGCAGCCAACACCGCGCCGACCGCGTTCAGCCTCAACGGCGGTGCGTGCGCCACGTCCTGA
- a CDS encoding MarR family winged helix-turn-helix transcriptional regulator: MSTTPRWLNADERRAWLAYVEFSTLLSDHLNRQLRRDAGMTHADYSLLAYLSMAPENTLGMSDLAQRLKITRSRLTHAVSRLRDVGLVDRREDPADGRGQLAFLTDAGRALLEEVAPGHVEAVRRAVFDVLTPEQVRQFAEIGEAISEALHRAENTEADPAALPWRRR; this comes from the coding sequence ATGTCCACGACGCCCCGGTGGCTCAACGCCGACGAACGACGAGCCTGGCTGGCCTATGTCGAGTTCTCCACGCTGCTGTCCGACCACCTGAACCGGCAGCTCAGGCGCGACGCGGGCATGACGCACGCCGACTACAGCCTGCTGGCCTACCTCTCCATGGCGCCGGAGAACACGCTCGGCATGTCCGACCTGGCGCAGCGACTGAAGATCACCCGCAGCCGGCTCACCCACGCGGTGAGCCGGCTGCGCGACGTCGGCCTCGTGGACCGCCGGGAGGACCCCGCCGACGGCCGCGGCCAGCTCGCCTTCCTCACCGACGCGGGCAGGGCCCTGCTGGAGGAGGTGGCCCCCGGTCATGTCGAGGCCGTGCGCCGGGCGGTGTTCGATGTGCTCACCCCCGAGCAGGTGCGGCAGTTCGCGGAGATCGGCGAGGCGATCAGCGAGGCCCTGCACCGGGCCGAGAACACCGAGGCCGACCCCGCGGCCCTGCCCTGGCGACGCCGGTAG
- the gndA gene encoding NADP-dependent phosphogluconate dehydrogenase — translation MNATAAIGVTGLGVMGRNLARNFARNGYTVAVHNRTAGRTRALVEEFGHEGAFVPAESAADFVAALERPRRLMIMVQAGAVTDAVIEEFAPLLEPGDMIIDGGNAHYADTRRREESLRERGLHFVGAGVSGGEEGALNGPAVMVGGSSESYDVLGPMFESISAKVDGEPCATHIGTDGAGHFVKMVHNGIEYADMQLIAEAYDLLRQVAGYTPAEIAGIFRTWNEGRLGSYLIEITAEVLAHTDAATGRAFVDVVADAAGQKGTGRWTVQTALDLGSPVTAIAQATFARAASGQRELRAAYAGLPGGTTPPLSRTEATRFTSQVEHALYASKVIAYDQGWKMIQDAAGEFGWKIDLGAVARIWRGGCIIRASFLDRIRAAYAADPDLVSLLGEMEFAMEITDAQVPWRETVASAARRGIPVPAFSAALAHYDTLRAERLPAALLQGQRDYFGAHTYGRTDRPGAFHTHWAEPGRPETSA, via the coding sequence GTGAACGCAACCGCCGCCATCGGCGTCACCGGCCTCGGCGTGATGGGCCGCAACCTCGCGCGCAACTTCGCCCGCAACGGCTACACCGTCGCCGTCCACAACCGCACCGCCGGACGCACCCGCGCGCTCGTCGAGGAGTTCGGGCACGAGGGCGCGTTCGTGCCCGCCGAGTCGGCCGCGGACTTCGTGGCGGCGCTGGAACGCCCCCGCCGACTGATGATCATGGTGCAGGCGGGCGCCGTCACCGACGCGGTCATCGAGGAGTTCGCCCCGCTCCTGGAGCCCGGCGACATGATCATCGACGGTGGCAACGCCCACTACGCAGACACCCGCCGCCGCGAGGAATCCCTGCGCGAGCGCGGGCTCCACTTCGTCGGCGCCGGCGTCTCCGGCGGCGAGGAGGGCGCGCTGAACGGGCCGGCCGTGATGGTCGGCGGCTCCAGTGAGTCCTACGACGTGCTCGGCCCCATGTTCGAGTCCATCAGCGCCAAGGTCGACGGCGAGCCCTGTGCCACGCACATCGGCACCGACGGCGCCGGGCACTTCGTCAAGATGGTGCACAACGGCATCGAGTACGCCGACATGCAGCTCATCGCCGAGGCGTACGACCTGCTGCGCCAGGTCGCCGGCTACACCCCGGCCGAGATCGCCGGCATCTTCCGCACCTGGAACGAGGGCCGGCTCGGCTCCTACCTCATCGAGATCACCGCCGAGGTCCTCGCCCACACGGACGCCGCCACCGGCCGGGCGTTCGTCGACGTCGTCGCCGACGCCGCCGGGCAGAAGGGCACCGGCCGCTGGACCGTGCAGACCGCCCTGGACCTCGGCTCCCCGGTCACCGCCATCGCCCAGGCCACGTTCGCCCGGGCCGCGTCCGGGCAGCGCGAACTGCGCGCCGCGTACGCGGGCCTGCCCGGCGGCACCACGCCGCCGCTCAGCCGCACCGAGGCCACCCGCTTCACCTCGCAGGTCGAGCACGCCCTGTACGCCTCGAAGGTCATCGCCTACGACCAGGGCTGGAAGATGATCCAGGACGCGGCCGGCGAGTTCGGCTGGAAGATCGACCTGGGCGCGGTCGCCCGGATCTGGCGCGGCGGCTGCATCATCCGCGCCTCCTTCCTGGACCGCATCCGCGCCGCGTACGCGGCCGACCCGGACCTGGTCAGCCTGCTCGGCGAGATGGAGTTCGCCATGGAGATCACCGACGCGCAGGTGCCCTGGCGCGAGACCGTGGCCTCCGCGGCCCGCCGCGGCATCCCGGTGCCGGCCTTCTCCGCCGCGCTCGCGCACTACGACACCCTGCGCGCCGAGCGGCTGCCCGCGGCCCTGCTCCAGGGCCAGCGCGACTACTTCGGCGCCCACACCTACGGTCGCACCGACCGGCCGGGTGCCTTCCACACCCACTGGGCCGAGCCGGGCCGCCCGGAGACGTCCGCCTGA